One genomic window of Planctomycetota bacterium includes the following:
- a CDS encoding zinc ribbon domain-containing protein: protein MIFHCPFCGLKTRPGERICRGCGRTMVRRCPCCGEEVAADATLCKYCDEELSPVSPEPRPPRRTGHFPK, encoded by the coding sequence GTGATTTTCCACTGTCCCTTCTGCGGCCTGAAAACCCGGCCCGGAGAGCGGATCTGCCGCGGCTGCGGCCGGACGATGGTCCGCCGCTGCCCGTGCTGCGGGGAGGAGGTCGCGGCGGACGCGACCCTCTGCAAGTACTGCGACGAAGAGCTGTCCCCCGTGTCCCCGGAGCCGCGGCCTCCCCGAAGGACGGGTCACTTCCCGAAGTAG
- the hxlB gene encoding 6-phospho-3-hexuloisomerase, with protein sequence MKSYRDIVLREVAEVLPRISEEASRRFCTELGRAKRIYITGVGRSGLVVHAFGQRLMHLGFDVHLAHEITAPAIARGDLLVACSGTGTTLLPLYMARKARRIGARVVAITARPRSPLARLAHLAIEVPAPLERGRRTRQPARSLFEQALFLYLDSVILTAIHEFRIPARRIRRRHANLE encoded by the coding sequence ATGAAATCCTACCGGGACATCGTCCTGCGGGAAGTGGCCGAGGTGCTTCCGCGGATCAGCGAGGAGGCGTCGCGCCGGTTCTGTACCGAACTCGGGCGCGCCAAGCGGATCTACATCACGGGCGTGGGCCGGAGCGGCCTCGTGGTGCACGCCTTCGGGCAGCGCCTGATGCACCTGGGGTTCGACGTCCACCTCGCCCACGAAATCACGGCGCCGGCGATCGCCCGGGGGGATCTCCTCGTGGCCTGTTCGGGCACGGGGACGACGCTTCTGCCCCTCTACATGGCGCGCAAGGCGCGGCGCATCGGGGCGCGGGTGGTGGCGATCACCGCGCGCCCGCGCTCCCCGCTGGCCCGGCTGGCGCACCTGGCGATCGAAGTGCCCGCGCCCCTGGAGCGGGGCCGCCGCACCCGGCAGCCGGCCCGGTCGCTTTTCGAACAGGCGCTTTTCCTGTATCTCGACTCGGTGATCCTGACGGCCATCCACGAGTTCCGCATCCCGGCCCGCCGGATCCGGCGGCGCCATGCCAACCTCGAGTGA